One genomic segment of Arthrobacter sp. zg-Y1110 includes these proteins:
- a CDS encoding tryptophan 2,3-dioxygenase, which produces MSPNENTRSLEAGIERDFSDKMSYGSYLALDELLSAQHPVSSPEHHDEMLFIIQHQTSELWLKLVLHELLAVRARLAADDLRSAMKGIARIKHIQRSLTEQWSVLATLTPSEYSEFRDDLGASSGFQSYQYRAVEFLLGNKNEAMIAVFAADPAAQELLSGLLSQTSIYDEFIRYLARRGYAVAPELLDRDVTQAHVYDESLLAVYKYVYENPAGNWDVYEACEELVDLEDNFQLWRFRHLKTVERTIGMKRGTGGSSGAGFLRRALELTFFPELYAVRTEIGR; this is translated from the coding sequence ATGAGTCCGAACGAGAACACCCGCAGCCTCGAAGCAGGCATTGAGCGGGATTTCAGCGACAAGATGAGCTACGGGTCCTACCTTGCCCTGGATGAACTGCTTTCCGCGCAGCATCCGGTGAGCAGCCCGGAGCACCACGACGAGATGCTGTTCATCATCCAGCACCAGACCTCGGAACTGTGGTTGAAGCTCGTCCTGCACGAGCTGCTGGCCGTGCGTGCCCGCCTGGCGGCGGATGACCTGCGTTCGGCCATGAAGGGAATTGCCCGGATCAAGCACATCCAGCGCTCGCTGACGGAACAGTGGTCCGTGCTGGCAACGCTGACCCCGTCCGAGTACTCCGAATTCCGCGATGACCTGGGCGCCTCGAGCGGCTTCCAGTCCTACCAGTACCGTGCCGTCGAGTTCCTGCTGGGCAACAAGAACGAGGCAATGATTGCCGTGTTCGCGGCAGACCCGGCCGCTCAGGAGCTGCTGTCCGGCCTGCTTTCCCAAACCAGCATCTACGACGAGTTCATCCGCTATCTTGCCCGCCGCGGCTACGCCGTGGCGCCGGAACTCCTGGACCGTGACGTGACGCAGGCACATGTGTATGACGAGTCACTGCTGGCGGTCTACAAGTACGTCTACGAAAACCCCGCCGGGAACTGGGACGTCTACGAGGCCTGCGAAGAGCTTGTGGACCTCGAGGACAATTTCCAGCTGTGGCGTTTCCGACACTTGAAAACGGTTGAACGCACCATCGGCATGAAGCGGGGCACGGGCGGTTCCAGCGGTGCCGGCTTCCTGCGGCGCGCCCTCGAACTGACGTTCTTCCCCGAGCTCTATGCGGTGCGGACGGAAATCGGCCGCTAG
- a CDS encoding SseB family protein — protein MEPDNTPEIPTMPLAHDDVEAPGAALEEAITAGREGRLTNREVMSVIWTSELLSVGRLTKDDDPSTFQAVVLKAPDADYSVAATFTSADRIPAQLREAAPVVVKASGEATIRSIAPGYGMSVNPGHEVGLEIGPDVVASLVEASEKAAAQAQDPAGTEQD, from the coding sequence ATGGAACCGGACAACACCCCCGAGATCCCGACAATGCCGCTGGCCCACGACGACGTCGAAGCACCCGGCGCGGCGCTTGAAGAAGCCATTACCGCCGGTCGTGAGGGCCGGCTCACCAACCGCGAGGTTATGTCCGTCATCTGGACGTCGGAACTGCTCAGCGTGGGGCGCTTGACGAAGGACGACGATCCCTCCACCTTCCAGGCAGTGGTCCTGAAGGCCCCGGACGCCGACTACTCCGTGGCTGCCACCTTCACCTCCGCGGACCGCATCCCCGCACAGCTGCGCGAAGCAGCACCGGTGGTCGTCAAGGCCAGCGGCGAAGCCACCATCCGCAGCATTGCCCCGGGATACGGCATGTCCGTCAATCCGGGACACGAAGTAGGGCTGGAGATCGGCCCGGACGTTGTGGCTTCGCTCGTCGAGGCGTCCGAAAAGGCCGCTGCGCAGGCACAGGACCCGGCCGGTACGGAACAGGACTGA
- a CDS encoding M4 family metallopeptidase: MTNSSVASSICSIVPPYLLARLAAAEDPAKATAAKAARRALTGIDGVESARSAPRSAPSRGSGTAFAPSLRRTISDALGLEELPGTVVRSEGEPDTGDPAVDETYAGLGATYRLFSDAYGRSSLDGAGRALEATVHYGRAYDNAFWDGSRMVLGDGDGEVFERFSKSLTVIGHELTHGIIQYTAQLDYRDQAGALNESVADVFGVLVEQKLLGQTADQASWLVGEGLFTDLVQGHALRSLKAPGTAYDDDVLGKDPQPASMADFVQTAADNGGVHINSGIPNRAFYLVAEALGGYAWERAGQIWYDTITERNFPADATFAVFAAATLTAAEKRYGAGTEESTAVQAAWKEVNVLV, from the coding sequence GTGACCAACTCAAGCGTTGCTTCTTCGATCTGTTCCATCGTTCCGCCGTATCTGCTTGCCCGCCTGGCCGCCGCCGAAGACCCTGCAAAGGCAACGGCGGCGAAGGCTGCCCGCCGCGCCCTGACCGGGATCGACGGCGTGGAATCCGCGCGCTCGGCGCCGCGTTCTGCGCCGTCCCGCGGATCAGGCACGGCGTTTGCCCCGTCCCTGCGCCGCACTATCTCCGATGCCCTGGGCCTGGAGGAACTGCCGGGCACGGTAGTGCGGTCCGAGGGCGAACCGGACACGGGCGACCCGGCGGTGGACGAAACCTATGCCGGTCTCGGCGCCACGTACCGTCTCTTCAGCGATGCCTACGGACGTTCCTCGCTCGACGGCGCCGGGCGGGCATTGGAGGCCACCGTCCACTATGGACGTGCCTACGACAACGCCTTCTGGGACGGTTCCCGGATGGTGCTCGGCGACGGCGACGGCGAGGTGTTTGAACGCTTCAGCAAATCCCTCACCGTGATCGGCCACGAGCTGACCCACGGCATCATCCAGTACACCGCGCAGCTGGACTACCGTGACCAGGCCGGGGCACTCAACGAATCAGTAGCGGATGTCTTCGGCGTCCTGGTCGAGCAGAAACTGCTGGGACAGACAGCGGACCAGGCCAGCTGGCTGGTTGGTGAGGGCCTGTTCACGGACCTGGTGCAGGGGCATGCACTGCGGTCCCTGAAGGCACCGGGCACTGCCTACGACGACGACGTGCTTGGCAAGGATCCGCAGCCGGCGTCCATGGCGGACTTCGTGCAGACCGCGGCGGACAACGGCGGTGTCCACATCAACTCCGGAATCCCCAACCGCGCCTTCTACCTGGTCGCTGAAGCCCTGGGCGGGTATGCCTGGGAACGAGCCGGCCAGATCTGGTACGACACCATCACCGAACGCAATTTTCCCGCCGACGCCACCTTCGCCGTCTTTGCCGCCGCCACGCTCACCGCAGCGGAAAAACGGTACGGAGCGGGAACGGAGGAAAGTACTGCTGTGCAGGCCGCATGGAAAGAGGTTAACGTCTTGGTATGA
- a CDS encoding protealysin inhibitor emfourin encodes MRLVVVRSGGFAGMQRTWSTQVSSEEAQERWLPLLSDPPEAPDSEPDRFTYEISVGPAAVTIPERQVKGRWRELVERARAGADSEPGEGSGEGSGD; translated from the coding sequence ATGAGACTGGTTGTAGTGCGCAGCGGCGGCTTTGCGGGCATGCAGCGCACCTGGAGCACGCAGGTCAGCTCCGAAGAGGCACAGGAGCGGTGGCTGCCGCTCCTCAGCGATCCGCCCGAAGCCCCGGACAGCGAACCGGACCGGTTCACGTATGAGATCTCCGTGGGCCCGGCCGCCGTCACCATCCCGGAACGGCAGGTCAAGGGCAGGTGGCGCGAACTCGTGGAGCGGGCCCGGGCCGGCGCCGATTCCGAACCCGGCGAAGGCTCCGGCGAAGGCTCCGGAGACTAG
- the panD gene encoding aspartate 1-decarboxylase — protein sequence MNRKMFKSKIHRATVTHADLHYVGSVTVDLDLLEAADILPGELVSIVDVDNGARLETYTIAGERGSGVLGINGAAAHLVHVGDTVILITYADMTTDEARSFVPTVVHVDSANRILELGTDPAEAVTEGTERPPLALDNTQVMAGNPGAAAEAR from the coding sequence ATGAACCGGAAAATGTTTAAGTCCAAAATCCACCGCGCCACGGTGACCCATGCCGACCTGCACTACGTGGGGTCCGTGACGGTTGACCTTGACCTCCTCGAAGCCGCGGACATCCTGCCCGGCGAGCTCGTCTCGATCGTCGACGTCGACAACGGCGCCCGGCTGGAGACGTACACCATCGCCGGCGAACGCGGCTCGGGAGTGCTGGGCATCAACGGTGCAGCGGCCCACCTGGTGCATGTGGGCGACACGGTCATCCTTATTACCTATGCCGATATGACCACCGATGAGGCCCGCTCCTTTGTGCCGACGGTTGTCCACGTTGATTCCGCCAACCGGATCCTGGAGCTGGGGACGGACCCGGCCGAGGCCGTGACGGAAGGCACCGAGCGTCCTCCGCTGGCCCTGGACAACACCCAGGTCATGGCCGGCAACCCGGGCGCCGCAGCCGAAGCCAGATAG
- a CDS encoding AEC family transporter — translation MLGVLTGFAVVWIIILTGYAIGRLGVLGENAQTVLSRLAFFVASPALLLITLSDADLPTVFSFPLLVAAVSAGATAVLYVLVTRWWLRRPLPEMLISAMSSSLVNAANLGLPICVYVLGDAAYIAPVLIFQLAFFTPLFLMMMDSATSGRRTSVRVFAGQVVRNPIIVGSLIGLLLAATGTQLPEIIHEPVSLIGGAAVPAMLLAFGLSLVGSRPLNADGGRRADVVLASAFKLLVQPLLAFLLARFLLGMEGHLLFAVVVTAALPTAQNVFVAAARYEEGVLVAKDTVLLTTIASLPVLVLAAALLT, via the coding sequence GTGCTGGGGGTACTCACCGGATTCGCCGTTGTCTGGATCATCATCCTTACCGGGTATGCCATCGGCCGGCTCGGCGTACTTGGCGAAAACGCCCAGACCGTACTGAGCCGCCTGGCGTTCTTCGTTGCATCGCCGGCGCTCCTGCTCATAACCCTCAGCGATGCGGACCTGCCCACGGTCTTCTCGTTTCCGCTGCTGGTGGCCGCCGTCAGCGCCGGAGCCACAGCGGTCCTCTATGTGCTCGTTACCCGCTGGTGGCTGCGCCGGCCGTTGCCGGAAATGCTCATTTCGGCGATGTCTTCGTCCCTGGTCAATGCCGCCAATCTTGGATTGCCCATCTGCGTGTACGTCCTCGGGGACGCTGCCTATATCGCGCCCGTGCTGATTTTCCAGCTCGCGTTCTTCACCCCGCTCTTCCTGATGATGATGGATTCGGCCACCAGCGGCCGGCGGACCTCAGTTCGGGTTTTTGCCGGGCAGGTGGTCCGCAACCCGATAATCGTAGGCTCACTGATCGGCCTGCTGTTGGCCGCCACCGGCACACAGCTGCCCGAAATCATCCATGAACCGGTGTCCCTGATCGGCGGTGCAGCGGTTCCCGCCATGCTGCTTGCCTTCGGGCTTTCGCTGGTGGGGTCGCGGCCCCTGAATGCCGACGGCGGCAGGCGGGCCGACGTCGTCCTCGCCTCTGCCTTCAAGCTCCTTGTCCAGCCGCTGCTGGCTTTCCTGCTGGCCCGCTTCCTCCTGGGAATGGAAGGACACCTGCTTTTCGCCGTCGTGGTCACCGCCGCCCTTCCCACTGCCCAGAATGTCTTCGTTGCGGCTGCCCGCTACGAAGAAGGCGTGCTGGTGGCCAAGGACACCGTGCTGCTCACCACCATTGCCTCGCTTCCCGTGCTGGTCCTGGCCGCAGCCCTGCTGACCTGA
- a CDS encoding extracellular solute-binding protein: MPNDARYWGRTRKGARAAAGVALAVGATLLTGCGTDEGAAPTLTWYINPDAGGQAELAKQCSDASGGAYTIETSLLPNDAASQREQLARRLAAGDKSMDIMSLDPPNVPEYAEPGYLAPVPDDVAERTTEGVLEGALAGAKWKDEVVAVPFWANTQILWYRKSVAQAAGLDMTQPVTWDDIIAAAESQDKYIGVQGARAESMTVWVNALVASAGGEIVQNPDASADELQLGLDSEAGKQAADVVSTIGKEGLGGPGLPTQTENTSMIQFQGDQGSFMVNYPFVWPATNASVEEGALPESLIEDIGWALYPAMNEGEDTAPPLGGINLGVGSNSEHPDLAFEAIECIVSPENQAQYFTTNGNPPSNEEAYNAPGIEETFPMAPVIRDSLELAVPRPQTPYYNEISTGIQQTWTPPSDVNPDTTPAESQEFILEVLRGEKLL, translated from the coding sequence ATGCCAAACGACGCAAGATACTGGGGCCGTACCCGGAAAGGGGCACGGGCTGCGGCCGGCGTTGCTCTGGCCGTGGGTGCGACTCTCCTGACCGGCTGCGGAACCGATGAGGGCGCAGCACCCACCTTGACCTGGTACATCAATCCGGATGCGGGCGGGCAAGCCGAACTGGCGAAGCAGTGCAGCGATGCCTCCGGGGGTGCGTACACCATCGAGACCTCCCTGCTGCCGAATGATGCCGCCTCCCAGCGCGAACAGCTGGCCCGGCGCCTCGCGGCCGGGGATAAGAGCATGGACATCATGAGCCTGGATCCGCCCAACGTTCCCGAGTATGCGGAGCCGGGTTACCTGGCGCCCGTACCCGACGACGTCGCGGAGCGCACCACCGAGGGTGTGCTGGAAGGCGCCCTCGCGGGAGCAAAGTGGAAAGACGAAGTGGTGGCCGTTCCCTTCTGGGCCAACACGCAGATCCTCTGGTACCGCAAGTCCGTTGCGCAGGCCGCAGGTCTTGACATGACCCAGCCGGTGACCTGGGACGACATAATTGCCGCGGCCGAGAGCCAGGACAAATACATCGGTGTGCAGGGCGCACGTGCCGAGTCCATGACCGTGTGGGTCAATGCCCTGGTGGCATCTGCCGGCGGTGAAATCGTGCAGAACCCGGACGCATCGGCGGACGAACTGCAGCTGGGACTCGACTCCGAGGCCGGAAAGCAGGCGGCCGACGTCGTCTCCACGATCGGCAAGGAGGGCCTGGGCGGTCCCGGACTGCCCACCCAGACGGAAAACACCTCCATGATCCAGTTCCAGGGTGACCAGGGTTCGTTCATGGTCAACTACCCCTTCGTCTGGCCGGCCACCAACGCGTCGGTCGAGGAGGGTGCCTTGCCTGAGTCCCTCATCGAGGACATCGGCTGGGCCCTCTACCCGGCCATGAACGAGGGCGAGGATACGGCTCCCCCGCTGGGCGGCATCAACCTCGGAGTGGGTTCCAACAGCGAGCACCCTGACCTGGCGTTCGAGGCCATCGAATGCATCGTCTCGCCCGAGAACCAGGCCCAGTACTTCACCACCAACGGCAACCCGCCGTCGAACGAAGAGGCCTACAACGCACCGGGGATCGAAGAGACATTCCCGATGGCCCCGGTCATCCGGGACTCGCTGGAACTGGCCGTGCCGCGGCCGCAGACCCCGTACTACAACGAGATCTCGACCGGCATCCAGCAGACCTGGACTCCGCCGAGCGACGTCAACCCCGATACCACCCCGGCCGAGAGCCAGGAATTCATTCTCGAAGTCCTTAGAGGGGAGAAACTGCTGTGA
- a CDS encoding carbohydrate ABC transporter permease, translating into MSTSVEAVRDAPAKPTPSKQPLSDRAKAERRLGFWLAGPAFIIMLAVTAYPILLALWESLFKYRLTAPADREFVGLGNYATILSDGLFWRDLGVTVLITVITVVIELILGFALALVMNSALKAVRGWLRTAILVPYGIITVVSAFAWFYAFDINSGYINSWFNWVPGIDSDLNWFADTWTALSVIMASEIWKTTPFISLLLLAGLAQVPGELTEAAEVDGASWWQRMSKVIIPNMKAAIMVAVLFRALDAFRIFDNVYIMTNGAYGTEVLSLLAYRTSITRLEIGMGSAVSVLLFICVIIICFIAIKLFKVDLSGARGGK; encoded by the coding sequence GTGAGCACTTCCGTCGAAGCGGTCCGGGACGCCCCGGCCAAGCCCACTCCGTCCAAACAGCCCCTCAGCGACCGCGCCAAAGCGGAGCGGCGGCTGGGTTTCTGGCTCGCCGGGCCCGCCTTCATCATCATGCTGGCGGTCACCGCCTATCCGATCCTCCTGGCGCTCTGGGAATCGCTGTTCAAATACCGCCTGACCGCCCCGGCGGACCGGGAGTTCGTGGGACTGGGCAACTACGCGACCATCCTTTCGGACGGCCTGTTCTGGCGGGACCTGGGCGTCACGGTGCTGATCACGGTCATCACCGTCGTCATTGAGCTGATCCTCGGCTTTGCCCTGGCCCTGGTGATGAACAGCGCGTTGAAGGCCGTCCGCGGCTGGCTGCGCACCGCGATCCTCGTGCCGTACGGCATCATCACCGTGGTTTCCGCCTTCGCCTGGTTCTATGCGTTCGACATCAACTCCGGGTACATCAACAGCTGGTTCAACTGGGTGCCCGGTATCGACTCGGACCTGAACTGGTTCGCCGACACCTGGACGGCACTGTCCGTCATCATGGCTTCGGAAATCTGGAAGACCACCCCGTTCATTTCCCTGCTGCTGCTGGCAGGCCTGGCCCAGGTTCCGGGCGAGCTGACGGAGGCCGCAGAGGTTGACGGCGCGTCCTGGTGGCAGCGGATGTCCAAGGTGATCATCCCGAACATGAAGGCCGCCATCATGGTCGCCGTCCTGTTCCGGGCACTGGACGCCTTCCGCATCTTCGACAACGTGTACATCATGACCAACGGCGCGTACGGCACCGAGGTGCTGTCGCTGCTGGCCTACCGGACCTCGATTACCCGCCTGGAAATCGGCATGGGCTCGGCCGTGTCGGTCCTCCTGTTCATCTGCGTCATCATCATCTGTTTCATCGCCATCAAACTGTTCAAAGTGGACCTTTCCGGCGCACGAGGGGGTAAATAA
- a CDS encoding carbohydrate ABC transporter permease, translating to MKSSPAKRRTIWTIISVLVVLYALFPVASILATSFKLPSDLTSGTFLPTNWSWSNYEQILVGDAQGLFLSSLRNSIGICLIATFIAVVLATLCAYAIARLDFPGKKLVLTTALGVSIFPVISIVTPLFNLWRNIGLYDTWPGLIIPYLSLTLPISIWTLAAFFRQIPWELEQAAQVDGATTWQAFRKAIVPLAAPGVFTTAIIAFFIAWNDFVYGISLTSTEAARPVPAALAFFTGASQFEEPTGAISAAAIIVTIPVVVLVLAFQRQIVSGLTQGAVKG from the coding sequence GTGAAGTCCTCACCTGCCAAACGGCGGACGATTTGGACCATTATTTCGGTTCTGGTTGTCCTGTACGCGCTGTTCCCGGTGGCATCGATCCTGGCCACCTCGTTCAAGCTGCCCAGCGACCTGACGTCCGGGACCTTCCTCCCGACCAACTGGTCGTGGAGCAACTACGAGCAGATCCTGGTCGGCGACGCGCAGGGGCTCTTCCTGAGCAGCCTGCGCAACTCCATCGGCATCTGCCTGATCGCCACCTTCATCGCGGTCGTCCTGGCCACCCTGTGCGCCTATGCCATTGCCCGTCTGGACTTCCCGGGCAAGAAACTGGTTCTGACCACGGCGCTGGGTGTCTCGATCTTCCCGGTCATCTCCATCGTGACCCCGCTGTTCAACCTCTGGCGCAACATCGGACTCTACGACACGTGGCCCGGACTCATCATCCCCTACCTGTCCCTGACGCTGCCGATCTCCATCTGGACCCTGGCTGCCTTCTTCCGGCAGATCCCCTGGGAGCTGGAGCAGGCAGCCCAGGTCGACGGCGCCACCACGTGGCAGGCGTTCCGCAAGGCCATCGTTCCCCTGGCGGCCCCCGGCGTCTTCACCACCGCGATCATTGCGTTCTTCATCGCCTGGAATGACTTCGTATACGGCATTTCGCTGACCTCCACCGAGGCGGCGCGGCCGGTACCGGCAGCCCTGGCGTTCTTCACCGGCGCTTCACAGTTCGAGGAGCCCACCGGAGCCATCTCCGCCGCGGCGATCATCGTCACCATTCCCGTAGTTGTCCTGGTGCTCGCGTTCCAGCGCCAAATCGTCTCCGGCCTAACCCAGGGCGCCGTCAAGGGCTAG
- a CDS encoding ABC transporter ATP-binding protein has protein sequence MASITLNHLVKKYGDGFPAVNDVSLDIADGEFIILVGPSGCGKSTLLRMIVGLEDITSGDLLINGERVNDKAPRDRNLAMVFQNYALYPHLTVYENIAFPLRLNKGKYNDEQVRKLVTDAAATLELTDHLDRKPANLSGGQRQRVAMGRAIVRQADAFLFDEPLSNLDAKLRGQMRSEIAQMQRRLGTTSVYVTHDQTEAMTLGDRVAVLKKGILQQVASPRELYEQPINLFVAGFIGSPSMNFLPATLENGVLKTAVGDIRVPEDKAAKAAGKQVVLVGIRPEFFEDASLVEESKLQHGSTFTAPITHTEWLGNEQYGYIHFDPTPEVRELLNNLARDMDADELRPQVVVTLDAASRIRGGRDAELWLDTRKVHLFDPESGENLTRDAAAGAELTEEANAARAEEIAAAHETAPAAAS, from the coding sequence ATGGCATCTATCACCCTCAACCACCTCGTCAAGAAGTACGGCGACGGTTTTCCGGCCGTCAACGATGTCAGCCTGGACATTGCCGACGGCGAGTTCATCATCCTGGTGGGCCCGTCTGGCTGCGGCAAATCGACCCTCCTGCGCATGATCGTGGGACTGGAGGACATCACCTCCGGCGATCTGCTCATCAATGGAGAGCGCGTCAATGACAAGGCACCGCGCGACCGCAACCTGGCGATGGTGTTCCAGAACTATGCGCTCTACCCGCACCTCACGGTGTACGAGAACATCGCGTTCCCGCTGCGCCTGAACAAGGGAAAGTACAACGACGAGCAGGTCCGCAAGCTCGTGACCGATGCAGCCGCAACGCTGGAACTGACCGACCACCTGGACCGCAAGCCGGCCAACCTCTCGGGCGGCCAGCGGCAGCGGGTGGCCATGGGCCGCGCCATCGTCCGGCAGGCCGATGCGTTCCTCTTCGACGAGCCGCTTTCAAACCTGGACGCGAAGCTGCGCGGCCAGATGCGTTCGGAGATTGCGCAGATGCAGCGCCGCCTGGGCACCACCAGCGTCTACGTCACCCACGACCAGACCGAGGCCATGACACTCGGTGACCGCGTGGCGGTGCTGAAGAAGGGCATCCTGCAGCAGGTCGCCTCCCCTCGTGAGCTTTACGAGCAGCCCATCAACCTCTTCGTGGCCGGCTTCATCGGATCCCCTTCCATGAACTTCCTGCCTGCAACACTGGAGAACGGAGTGCTGAAGACGGCCGTCGGCGACATCCGCGTCCCCGAAGACAAGGCCGCAAAGGCCGCCGGCAAACAGGTTGTCCTGGTGGGCATCCGCCCGGAGTTCTTCGAGGATGCCTCCCTGGTGGAGGAAAGCAAGCTGCAGCACGGTTCCACGTTCACGGCGCCGATCACGCACACGGAGTGGCTGGGCAACGAGCAGTACGGGTACATCCACTTCGACCCCACCCCCGAGGTACGCGAGCTGCTGAACAACCTTGCCCGGGACATGGACGCCGACGAACTGCGCCCGCAGGTGGTGGTGACGCTCGACGCCGCCAGCCGAATCCGCGGCGGACGCGACGCCGAGCTGTGGCTGGACACCCGCAAGGTGCACCTCTTCGACCCGGAAAGCGGTGAAAACCTCACACGCGACGCTGCTGCGGGCGCCGAGCTCACCGAGGAAGCCAATGCCGCCCGTGCCGAGGAGATCGCCGCTGCACACGAGACCGCCCCGGCGGCAGCCTCCTAG
- a CDS encoding NHL domain-containing thioredoxin family protein — MTETVRAGYRVRASELEGRNWLNTGGRQLNLEDLRGKIVLLDFWTFCCINCLHVLDELRPLEEKFSDVLVTVGVHSPKFEHEADPVALAAAVERYEIHHPVLDDPELLTWQAYTARAWPTLVVLDPEGYIVAHLSGEGHAAGLESLVAELVEEHEAKGTLHRGDGPYVPAEPTAGDLRFPGKVTALPGGTFLVADTGHHRLVELEADLTGVRRTIGDGTKGWQDGDAGTARFNEPQGVALLPADVAEKAGYDVVVADTVNHRLRSVNLATGAVQTIAGNGVQRLLDAGNQTKAGAASAGSGEAAAGDNAPSDSSDLLGAEPLNISLSSPWDLVWSSKLQRLVIAMAGTHQIFSFDPETGAVAVLAGTGLEGLLDGGASAAWFAQSSGLAEDSDGNLWVADSETSALRKLFLDGTGIQVETAVGTGLFDFGFRDGAASQARLQHPLGVAVLPDGSVAVADTYNGAVRRYDPVTGTVSTLARGLSEPSDVLVDNSAAEPLLIVVESNRHQLVRLPIPKEAQSVDEGARQTQRPKTPVEAGPMSLTVRFAAPKGQKLDDRWGDPTQLKISASPEELLVSGGGTATGLTRDLVLSDKVTDGVLHITARAAACDGEPGGEIPDHAACHMYQQDWGIPVVLQAGGESELVLDLRGLD, encoded by the coding sequence ATGACTGAAACCGTGCGCGCCGGATACCGGGTGCGGGCCTCGGAGCTTGAGGGCCGCAACTGGCTGAACACCGGCGGCCGGCAGCTGAACCTCGAGGATCTCCGCGGCAAGATCGTGTTGCTGGATTTCTGGACTTTCTGCTGCATCAACTGCCTGCACGTGCTGGACGAGCTCCGGCCCCTGGAGGAAAAGTTCTCCGACGTGCTGGTCACCGTGGGAGTCCATTCCCCGAAGTTTGAACACGAAGCGGACCCGGTGGCCCTCGCCGCAGCCGTGGAGCGCTACGAAATCCACCATCCCGTACTGGATGACCCGGAGCTGCTCACCTGGCAGGCCTACACCGCCCGTGCCTGGCCTACCCTGGTGGTCCTGGACCCCGAGGGGTACATCGTGGCGCACCTGTCCGGTGAAGGGCACGCAGCGGGCCTGGAATCGCTTGTGGCCGAGCTGGTGGAGGAACACGAGGCCAAGGGGACACTGCACCGCGGCGACGGCCCCTACGTTCCGGCAGAACCCACCGCCGGGGACCTGCGGTTCCCGGGAAAGGTGACCGCGCTGCCCGGGGGCACCTTCCTGGTCGCCGATACGGGCCACCACCGCCTCGTGGAGCTGGAAGCGGACCTGACGGGCGTCCGCCGGACCATCGGCGACGGCACCAAGGGCTGGCAGGACGGCGACGCCGGGACGGCACGCTTCAACGAACCCCAGGGTGTGGCCCTGCTACCTGCCGACGTGGCCGAAAAGGCAGGGTACGACGTCGTTGTGGCGGACACGGTCAACCACCGCCTGCGCTCGGTGAACCTCGCTACCGGTGCCGTTCAGACCATCGCCGGCAACGGAGTGCAGCGGTTGCTGGACGCCGGGAACCAGACCAAGGCGGGTGCTGCATCCGCAGGATCCGGTGAAGCCGCCGCTGGGGACAATGCTCCCTCCGATTCCTCGGATCTGCTGGGCGCCGAACCGCTCAACATTTCCCTGTCCTCGCCGTGGGACCTGGTCTGGTCCTCGAAGCTGCAGCGGCTGGTCATCGCCATGGCCGGCACCCACCAGATCTTCAGCTTTGACCCGGAGACCGGGGCCGTCGCCGTCCTGGCCGGCACGGGACTGGAGGGCCTGCTCGACGGCGGTGCCTCCGCTGCCTGGTTCGCCCAGTCCTCGGGCCTGGCCGAAGACAGCGACGGCAACCTCTGGGTGGCCGACTCCGAGACGTCCGCCCTGCGCAAGCTGTTCCTGGACGGCACCGGCATCCAGGTGGAAACCGCCGTCGGCACCGGCCTGTTCGACTTTGGCTTCCGCGACGGCGCGGCCTCCCAGGCCCGGCTGCAGCACCCGTTGGGCGTAGCGGTGCTGCCGGACGGCTCCGTGGCCGTTGCGGACACCTACAACGGTGCGGTGCGGCGCTACGATCCGGTCACGGGCACCGTCTCCACCCTGGCCCGTGGACTCTCCGAGCCTTCGGACGTGCTGGTGGACAACAGTGCCGCCGAACCGCTGCTGATTGTGGTCGAGTCGAACCGGCACCAGCTGGTCCGCCTGCCCATTCCAAAGGAAGCCCAGTCCGTGGATGAAGGGGCCCGGCAGACGCAGCGGCCGAAGACTCCCGTGGAAGCCGGCCCGATGTCCCTGACGGTGCGCTTTGCCGCCCCCAAGGGCCAGAAGCTGGATGACCGCTGGGGCGATCCCACGCAGTTGAAGATCTCCGCCTCCCCGGAGGAACTGCTCGTTTCCGGCGGCGGTACGGCTACGGGGCTGACCCGTGACCTCGTGCTCTCCGACAAGGTGACGGATGGAGTACTCCACATCACCGCCCGTGCTGCCGCCTGCGACGGAGAGCCGGGCGGAGAGATCCCGGACCACGCGGCCTGCCACATGTACCAGCAGGACTGGGGCATTCCGGTAGTGCTGCAGGCCGGCGGCGAGTCCGAGCTGGTTCTGGACCTGCGCGGACTGGACTGA